A genomic stretch from Natronincola ferrireducens includes:
- a CDS encoding GNAT family N-acetyltransferase produces MEVSFKKLEERDINNIISLFNKLKAEAAEVTFNHIDSKEELIDWLNNQNYYLYAAMIKDKVVSVFRGVRGLKDEAHCILITIATDPSYRGCKIAQNLIRYSLEDIKAKEKTISLARAYVYSDNKPSINTLLANNFTVSGCVYQHHLNKKIGTYVDDIIFHKIL; encoded by the coding sequence ATGGAGGTTTCATTTAAAAAACTTGAGGAAAGAGACATCAATAATATAATAAGTTTATTTAACAAATTAAAAGCTGAAGCAGCAGAGGTTACTTTTAATCACATAGACAGTAAAGAAGAATTAATAGATTGGTTAAATAATCAAAATTATTATTTATATGCTGCTATGATTAAAGATAAAGTAGTTAGCGTTTTTAGGGGTGTTAGAGGACTTAAAGATGAAGCCCACTGTATACTCATTACTATTGCAACAGATCCTTCATATAGGGGATGCAAGATTGCCCAAAATCTTATTCGATACAGTTTAGAGGATATAAAAGCAAAGGAAAAGACTATAAGTCTAGCTAGGGCTTATGTATACAGTGATAATAAACCATCTATTAATACCTTGCTTGCCAATAATTTTACAGTATCGGGCTGTGTATATCAGCATCATCTTAACAAGAAAATAGGTACCTATGTAGATGATATTATATTTCATAAAATATTATAA